The Triticum urartu cultivar G1812 chromosome 5, Tu2.1, whole genome shotgun sequence genome contains the following window.
TGGAGAAGGGTGCTGGAGATCGCTCCCCAAAGCAGCAGGTACAACATAGTATATCTTTATTTGGTATCAGGACTCAACATTGGCATGCATGCCGGCCGTGTGGGAGGGTGATGTTGATTCGTCTGCATGTATTCGTGTAGGGTTGCTGCGTTGTGGAAAGAGCTGCCGGCTGCGGTGGATCAACTACCTGAGGCCGGACCTTAAGCGCGGCAATTTCTCCGACGAGGAGGACGAGCTCATCATCAAGCTTCACGAGTTCCTCGGAAACAAGTAAGCCATCTAATTAAGCCCCAGCTTGCTATGGCCATCGAAAAATCTGAACTGAAATATATGTGTCGGATGCGATGTGACGGCGGACGGCGGTGATATTGATTCTTGGCTTCCTTGCTTTGCAGGTGGTCGCTGATCGCCGGGAGGCTGCCGGGGAGGACGGACAACGAGATCAAGAACTACTGGAACACGCACGTCAAGCGCAAGCTCCTCGCCCGCGGCGTCGACCCGCAGACCCACCGCccgctcaatgctggcaccaccGCCGTGCAGGGGATGCACACGCCTTCGTCCCCCGTCGTGGCGAGCGGCGCCAGCCCTCACCACCTCGCGGGCGGCTCCAGCTGCTCGCCCGATGCGAGCGGCCACAGCAGCGACGCC
Protein-coding sequences here:
- the LOC125555846 gene encoding myb-related protein 308-like, whose translation is MGRSPCCEKAHTNKGAWTKEEDQRLIAHIKDHGEGCWRSLPKAAGLLRCGKSCRLRWINYLRPDLKRGNFSDEEDELIIKLHEFLGNKWSLIAGRLPGRTDNEIKNYWNTHVKRKLLARGVDPQTHRPLNAGTTAVQGMHTPSSPVVASGASPHHLAGGSSCSPDASGHSSDADDSVSLPPSLAGNLGVGMIDLNLSISPPYQPPLSRKADGVLRTGYSERQKICLCLNRLGLHGGEGCSCEIR